The Streptomyces sp. NBC_01268 genome window below encodes:
- the hypF gene encoding carbamoyltransferase HypF, translated as MTTAPPGPAPATAPRRSRVVVRGVVQGVGFRPFVHALATGLRLSGHVTNTADGVVAEVEGDPADVASFCARLAPDAPPLARVESVEVAEVTANGGSGFTIVPSRQGGTVRTLVPPDTATCDDCLAELADPSNRRYLHPFITCTHCGPRFTIVTGLPYDRAHTTMAGFPMCPDCAREYTEPADRRFHAQPVACPHCGPRLRLVTAPGNPAPLRADQAPDSRRAGHDPGADPVTAARALLAAGAILAIKGLGGYHLACDATNRNAVAELRRRKARGDKPFAMMAAGLADIEPLAHLNPLERDLLTGAVRPVVLLRRRYDAQPGHESAPAPEVAPGSPDLGFMLPYTPVHHLLLGLGKGYRDGPRLLVMTSGNLSGEPIVTDDADALTRLAGLADAWLLHDRTIHVPCDDSVVRVCDGEQLTLRRSRGYAPLPVALPVEVAPALAVGGDLKNTFCLGDARQAWLSAHIGDMDDLATQTALTSAERQLESVTGVRPRLLAADRHPGYRSTRWSREHAEGRPVVPVQHHHAHVAAAMAENGLDGTRPVIGVAFDGTGYGLDGAVWGGEFLLADYAGFERFAHLAYVPLPGGDAAVRRPYRMALSHLRAAGLAADPALPCTRACRPGELPLLEKQLARGLNCVPTSSMGRLFDAVSSLVGIRQHAHYEAQAAIELEAAALRAPGVAEDERYVFRIGSPEPGAPLTADPAPLLTAVVADVLDGTPPAVVAARFHHGVARLVATVCAAARRESGVATVALTGGVFANTVLSSACAEELRADGFTVLRHRMIPPNDGGLALGQLVVAARLTDRADPVTPLRERQ; from the coding sequence GTGACCACGGCACCGCCCGGGCCCGCCCCCGCCACGGCCCCGCGGCGCAGCCGTGTGGTCGTCCGCGGCGTCGTGCAGGGCGTGGGCTTCAGGCCCTTCGTCCACGCCCTCGCCACCGGGCTGCGCCTGTCCGGCCACGTCACCAACACCGCCGACGGCGTCGTCGCGGAGGTCGAGGGAGACCCCGCGGACGTCGCGTCCTTCTGCGCCCGCCTCGCGCCCGACGCACCGCCCCTGGCCCGGGTCGAGTCGGTCGAGGTGGCCGAGGTGACCGCGAACGGCGGCAGCGGGTTCACGATCGTGCCCTCCCGCCAAGGCGGCACTGTGCGCACCCTCGTCCCCCCCGACACCGCCACCTGCGACGACTGCCTCGCGGAGCTCGCGGACCCGTCCAACCGGCGCTATCTGCACCCCTTCATCACCTGCACCCACTGTGGCCCCCGTTTCACGATCGTCACAGGACTGCCCTACGACCGGGCCCACACCACCATGGCCGGCTTCCCGATGTGCCCGGACTGCGCCCGGGAGTACACCGAACCGGCCGACCGGCGCTTCCACGCCCAGCCCGTCGCCTGCCCCCACTGCGGCCCCCGGCTGCGGCTGGTCACGGCACCCGGCAACCCCGCACCCCTCCGCGCCGATCAGGCACCCGACTCTCGCCGCGCCGGCCACGATCCCGGCGCGGACCCGGTCACCGCCGCACGCGCACTGCTCGCCGCCGGCGCGATCCTCGCCATCAAGGGCCTGGGCGGCTATCACCTGGCCTGCGACGCGACGAATCGCAACGCGGTGGCCGAACTACGGCGCCGCAAAGCGCGTGGTGACAAACCGTTCGCGATGATGGCCGCAGGTCTCGCCGACATCGAGCCCCTGGCACACCTCAACCCGCTCGAACGCGACCTCCTCACCGGCGCCGTCCGGCCCGTCGTCCTGCTGCGCCGCCGCTACGACGCCCAGCCCGGCCACGAGTCGGCGCCGGCGCCGGAGGTCGCCCCCGGCAGCCCCGACCTCGGCTTCATGCTCCCGTACACCCCCGTACACCACCTCCTCCTCGGCCTCGGCAAGGGGTACCGAGACGGGCCCCGGCTCCTGGTGATGACCAGCGGCAACCTCTCGGGCGAACCCATCGTCACGGACGACGCGGATGCCCTGACCAGGCTCGCCGGTCTCGCGGACGCCTGGCTCCTGCACGACCGGACCATCCACGTGCCCTGCGACGACTCCGTCGTCCGCGTCTGCGACGGCGAGCAACTGACCCTGCGCCGCTCCCGGGGCTACGCCCCGCTGCCGGTCGCGCTGCCGGTCGAGGTCGCCCCCGCCCTCGCCGTCGGAGGAGACCTCAAGAACACCTTCTGCCTCGGCGACGCACGCCAGGCCTGGCTCTCCGCCCACATCGGCGACATGGACGACCTCGCCACCCAGACCGCCCTCACCTCCGCCGAACGGCAGCTCGAGTCCGTCACCGGCGTACGGCCCCGGCTGCTCGCCGCCGACCGTCACCCCGGCTACCGGTCCACCCGATGGAGCCGCGAACACGCCGAGGGACGGCCCGTCGTCCCCGTCCAGCACCACCACGCGCACGTCGCGGCGGCGATGGCCGAGAACGGTCTCGACGGCACCAGACCCGTGATCGGTGTCGCGTTCGACGGCACCGGCTACGGCCTCGACGGCGCCGTGTGGGGCGGTGAGTTCCTGCTCGCGGACTACGCGGGGTTCGAGCGGTTCGCGCACCTGGCCTACGTCCCTTTGCCGGGCGGCGACGCGGCCGTACGACGGCCCTACCGCATGGCCCTGTCCCACCTGCGGGCCGCAGGCCTCGCCGCCGACCCCGCCCTGCCTTGCACGCGCGCTTGCCGGCCCGGAGAACTGCCCCTCCTGGAGAAGCAGCTGGCGCGCGGGCTGAACTGCGTGCCCACGTCCAGCATGGGGCGCCTGTTCGACGCCGTCTCTTCCCTTGTAGGGATCCGCCAGCACGCGCACTACGAGGCGCAGGCCGCGATCGAGCTGGAGGCGGCGGCCTTGCGCGCACCCGGCGTTGCCGAGGACGAACGCTATGTCTTCCGGATCGGCTCGCCGGAGCCCGGTGCCCCACTCACCGCGGACCCCGCACCCCTTCTGACGGCGGTGGTCGCCGACGTCCTGGACGGGACACCCCCGGCCGTCGTCGCGGCGCGGTTCCACCACGGCGTGGCCCGACTCGTGGCGACGGTCTGCGCCGCCGCCCGCAGGGAGAGCGGCGTGGCGACCGTGGCCCTGACCGGGGGAGTGTTCGCGAACACGGTGCTCTCCTCGGCCTGTGCCGAAGAGCTGCGAGCGGACGGCTTCACCGTCCTGCGCCACCGCATGATCCCGCCGAACGACGGGGGTCTGGCCCTTGGGCAACTCGTCGTGGCCGCCAGGCTGACGGACCGGGCGGACCCCGTGACACCGCTACGAGAGCGACAGTGA
- a CDS encoding HypC/HybG/HupF family hydrogenase formation chaperone: protein MCLAVPGRVLDVEDRDGTRMATVDFGGVVKEVCLEYLPDLKPGEYAIVHVGFALQKLDEESAKRTLELFETLGLLQEEFADPWEAAEAELSEWQTQDDVHGEARP from the coding sequence ATGTGCCTGGCGGTTCCCGGAAGGGTGCTGGACGTCGAGGACCGGGACGGCACCCGGATGGCCACGGTCGACTTCGGCGGTGTGGTCAAGGAGGTGTGCCTGGAGTACCTGCCGGACCTGAAGCCGGGCGAGTACGCCATCGTGCACGTGGGCTTCGCTCTCCAGAAGCTCGACGAGGAGTCGGCCAAGCGGACCCTGGAACTGTTCGAGACCCTCGGCCTGCTCCAGGAGGAGTTCGCGGATCCGTGGGAGGCCGCCGAGGCCGAGTTGAGCGAGTGGCAGACGCAGGACGACGTCCACGGGGAGGCACGGCCGTGA
- the hypE gene encoding hydrogenase expression/formation protein HypE: MPDTVRTTPAAAARPVPDMLAWTCPAPLRDHPRIVMGHGGGGALSAELIEHVFAPAYGGPALAHTADAAEIRIGGARLAFSTDSFVVRPLFFPGGSIGDLAVNGTVNDLAMSGARASHLSCGFILEEGVETQVVARVAQALGTAARAAGVQVVTGDTKVVEAGHGDGIYINTSGVGLIPDGVDLRPQRVVPGDVVIVSGPIGMHGVAIMSVREGLEFGVEISSDCAPLGGLVEAMLDVTRDLHVLRDPTRGGLAASLNEIAAASGTGVVIQERAVPVPEAVGNACAVLGLDPMYVANEGKLVAFVPREHADAVLVAMRAHPLGVGAAMIGEAVETHPGMVVARTGLGGTRVVDMPLGEQLPRIC, translated from the coding sequence TTGCCTGACACCGTCCGCACCACCCCGGCCGCCGCCGCACGACCCGTGCCCGACATGCTCGCCTGGACCTGCCCGGCGCCGCTGCGCGACCACCCCCGGATCGTCATGGGCCACGGCGGCGGAGGAGCACTGTCCGCCGAACTGATCGAGCACGTCTTCGCGCCTGCCTACGGCGGACCGGCCCTCGCGCACACCGCCGACGCGGCCGAGATCCGGATCGGCGGCGCCCGCCTGGCGTTCTCCACGGACTCCTTCGTCGTGCGCCCCCTGTTCTTCCCCGGCGGCAGCATCGGCGACCTCGCCGTCAACGGCACCGTGAACGACCTCGCCATGAGCGGAGCCCGGGCAAGCCACCTGTCCTGCGGGTTCATCCTGGAGGAAGGCGTCGAGACCCAGGTGGTCGCCCGCGTCGCGCAAGCCCTCGGCACGGCGGCCCGCGCCGCCGGCGTCCAGGTCGTCACCGGCGACACCAAGGTCGTGGAAGCGGGCCACGGGGACGGCATCTACATCAACACCTCGGGCGTCGGACTCATCCCCGACGGCGTCGACCTGCGCCCACAGCGGGTGGTGCCCGGCGACGTGGTGATCGTGAGCGGTCCGATCGGCATGCACGGCGTGGCGATCATGAGCGTGCGGGAGGGCCTCGAGTTCGGTGTCGAGATCAGCAGCGACTGCGCACCGCTCGGCGGCCTCGTCGAGGCGATGCTCGACGTCACACGGGACCTGCATGTGCTCCGTGACCCCACGCGCGGCGGCCTGGCCGCCTCGCTGAACGAGATCGCGGCGGCTTCGGGCACGGGAGTCGTCATCCAGGAGCGGGCCGTTCCGGTCCCCGAAGCGGTCGGCAACGCCTGCGCGGTGCTCGGACTCGACCCCATGTACGTGGCGAACGAGGGCAAGCTCGTGGCGTTCGTCCCGCGCGAGCACGCGGACGCCGTACTCGTCGCGATGCGGGCCCACCCCTTGGGCGTCGGAGCGGCGATGATCGGCGAGGCGGTCGAGACCCACCCGGGCATGGTGGTGGCGCGTACCGGACTGGGCGGCACTCGCGTCGTGGACATGCCGCTCGGGGAGCAGCTGCCGCGCATCTGCTGA
- the hypD gene encoding hydrogenase formation protein HypD, whose translation MKYIDEFQNPDLARRLLDEIRAAVTRPWALMEVCGGQTHSIIRHGIDQLLPPEIELIHGPGCPVCVTPLEMIDKALEIAMRPGVIFCSFGDMLRVPGTGRDLFQVRGQGGDVRVVYSPLDALRIAEENPEREVVFFGIGFETTAPPNAMTVHQARKRNIRNFSLLVSHVRVPPAIDAIMRSPDCRVQGFLAAGHVCSVMGTAEYPDLARRHRVPIVVTGFEPLDVLEGVRRTVLQLERGEHTVENAYQRAVTAEGNPAAQAMLSDVFEITDRAWRGIGAIPDSGWRLSERYRDHDAEYRFSVEGIDTREPAECRSGEVLQGLLKPNECEAFGTTCTPRSPLGATMVSSEGACAAYYLYRRLDGATPGRRPAASARMTSGTPSPATASLEGSPLA comes from the coding sequence GTGAAGTACATCGACGAGTTCCAGAACCCTGACCTGGCACGTCGGCTGCTCGACGAGATCCGGGCCGCGGTGACCCGCCCCTGGGCCCTCATGGAGGTGTGCGGCGGCCAGACCCACAGCATCATCCGGCACGGCATCGACCAGCTTCTGCCCCCCGAGATCGAGCTGATCCACGGCCCGGGCTGCCCGGTGTGCGTCACCCCTTTGGAGATGATCGACAAGGCCCTGGAGATCGCGATGCGGCCGGGGGTGATCTTCTGCTCGTTCGGCGACATGCTGCGCGTCCCCGGCACCGGCCGTGACCTGTTCCAGGTCCGCGGGCAGGGCGGCGATGTCCGCGTGGTCTACTCCCCGTTGGACGCGCTGCGGATCGCCGAGGAGAACCCGGAGCGGGAGGTGGTCTTCTTCGGCATCGGCTTCGAGACCACGGCGCCCCCCAACGCGATGACGGTCCATCAGGCGCGCAAGCGCAACATCCGCAACTTCAGTCTGCTCGTGTCCCACGTCAGGGTGCCCCCGGCCATCGACGCGATCATGCGGTCCCCGGACTGCCGCGTCCAAGGCTTTCTCGCGGCGGGCCACGTCTGCAGCGTCATGGGCACGGCCGAGTACCCCGATCTCGCACGACGCCACCGGGTGCCGATCGTGGTCACCGGATTCGAGCCGCTGGACGTCCTGGAAGGCGTACGCAGGACTGTGCTTCAGCTGGAGCGGGGCGAGCACACCGTCGAGAACGCCTATCAGCGCGCCGTGACGGCCGAGGGCAACCCGGCGGCGCAGGCGATGCTGAGCGACGTCTTCGAGATCACCGACCGGGCCTGGCGGGGCATCGGCGCCATCCCCGACAGCGGCTGGCGCCTTTCCGAACGTTACCGGGACCACGACGCCGAGTACCGCTTCTCCGTCGAGGGCATCGACACCCGCGAGCCCGCCGAGTGCCGCAGCGGGGAAGTCCTCCAGGGCCTGCTGAAACCGAACGAATGCGAGGCGTTCGGCACCACCTGCACACCCCGCTCCCCACTCGGCGCCACCATGGTCTCCAGCGAGGGCGCCTGCGCCGCCTACTACCTCTACCGGCGGCTCGACGGCGCAACCCCCGGCCGGCGGCCTGCGGCATCGGCCCGCATGACATCTGGAACCCCGTCCCCGGCCACTGCTTCCCTGGAGGGCAGCCCCCTTGCCTGA
- a CDS encoding DUF6400 family protein — MNRFHLPHSDLVSFHIDLTSEEARRRAEVVAALGPDWDPVAVLREEEAADALLYSGLDEEQQRLYAMLVEAGVLPREVAGGASSD, encoded by the coding sequence ATGAACCGGTTCCACCTCCCTCATTCCGACCTCGTCTCCTTCCACATCGACCTCACCTCCGAGGAGGCCCGCCGGCGCGCCGAGGTCGTAGCGGCCCTCGGGCCCGACTGGGACCCCGTGGCCGTCCTGCGTGAGGAGGAGGCTGCGGACGCCCTGCTGTACTCGGGACTGGACGAGGAACAGCAGCGGCTGTACGCGATGCTGGTCGAGGCCGGTGTCCTGCCCAGGGAGGTGGCGGGCGGTGCGTCTTCCGATTGA